The Lolium perenne isolate Kyuss_39 chromosome 6, Kyuss_2.0, whole genome shotgun sequence genome segment TATTGCGCTAAAACATTATAGAGCTAGCTCGCTATTTTTTTACAGCCTATTGGTACAACGCCTCGTTAAAAAAAGAAGAAATTTATGTTTATTTTTTTGTGGTGATGAATGTCAATCTGTTGATTCTTCTTCTGAATCGGAAGATAATATCGGTAAACTgataatttttaataaataatttatactatgtcgTTCCCTCGTGAAATATTGATATTAGGCTTTAAAAAAATGGAGAACTATTTTTGTATGTGATTATGTATGTATGAGTCTATCATTTTTGGACTGAAATCCTTTATTTTAAGACTTTATCTAGTTTTTTTTTCAAAACAATATTAAAAATATAACAAGCTATTAGCACAATATAACGGGTGCATAGCATTTGGAGATGCCGCCGCTATTtttttagcacgctattttaagaTGTTGAGGACCAGGTGCAGTGCAAGATGACCCGTACGATTCAAGAAACGTACGGGACGACATCCTTTCGTAGACAGGGGACACGCAGTCACAGAGCCAGGCAAATATCCTCCCTGAAAGTGAGAACGGCAGGCAAACGTAATTGGAAATCACAAAACGCCGTCCTTCTCTTCAGAAAGTGTCAAGTTAACACTGCATCTCTAGCTAGATGATTTGCCAGTCAAGCAAAGATCAAATAATCGTCGGATTCGGCCACAAGCCATGGTGCGGCTGCACATGTGCACGCTGCCGGCCGGCTTAAGTCATTCGCGATGACCTTTGCTGAGTCCCCTCCCTCCTGGAACGGATTGATCACAAGTAGTAAAGCTATATAAGCAAACACACGCATACAGAATCATCGTCACACAAGATCACCACACAGCCAGTGATCATAATTGCAAGACCACACAGTTTCCAGACTGAAAGAAGGAATTCACCTACATACAGCTTAAGTTCGTGAGATCTGCAGGGGCATCGTCCATCGTCAGATATAGATATGGCGCCAGCTCCAGCTATCGCGGTGGCGTTGCTCGCGCTCGCCTGCTGTTGGTTGGCAGTAACCGCCGCGGACACAGCACCGATCAAGTGGCAGAGGGCCAACGCGACGTTCTACGGCGGCGCTGACGCCTCGGGCACCATGGGTAAACCAACTAGCTCACTCTTCATATATACGCAAATTCAATTCTATACCCTGTTCTTGCGCTAAAAAGCACACGCGAAACGCAGGCGGAGCGTGCGGGTACGACAACCTCTACACGGCGGGGTACGGAACACGGACGGCGGCGCTGAGCACGGTGCTGTTCGACGACGGCGCCTCATGCGGGCAGTGCTACAAGATCGCGTGTGACCGCAAGCGGGCCGACCCAGCCTTCTGCAAACCCGGAGTCACGGTGACGATCACGGCCACGAACCTCTGCCCGCCTAACGACGCGCTCCCGAACGAGAACGGCGGATGGTGCAACCTGCCGAGGCCGCACTTTGACATGGCGCAGCCGGCCTGGGAGAAGATCGGCGTCTATAAGGGTGGCATCATCCCCGTCATGTACCAGAGGTACCTACACATCGATCAGTTATTCTTTTTCTGTCACTATTACAGAGTACAAATaataatatgtatatatataataTCTCTCCTCTATTCAATTCCATAAAATGGATTTGATCGACAAATCCGATCAAGCAACTAGTTGTTTTATACTTCTTGAATTGGACAGGGTTCCATGCGTGAGGAAGGGCGGGGTGCGGTTCAGGATGGTTGGTCACGATTACTTCAACGTAGTCATTGTGATGAACGTCGCAGGCGCTGGTTCGATCAAGTCCATGGATATCAAAAGCTCCGATTCGAACGACTGGTTGTCGATGTCCCGTAACTGGGGCGCAAACTGGCAGTCTGGAAGCTACCTTACCGGGAAAATGCTCTCGTTTAGAATTACTATCACGGATGGGCAGATGATCGAGTTCAACAATGTTGTGACGGGCGGATGGAAGTTTGGACAGACATTCGTGAGCAAATTGCAGTTCAAGTGATCACTCTGAGACCAATTTAGAATGGAAATGGCTGAATATAATGTATTGGTGTGTGGTGCTTGATAACATTTATTAATTAGGCACCACTTGTGTATATACATGTATAAGTTGATCAGTTAGGGCGTTATGAGCATCACATAGTATTGCTCGTGTTTAATTGGTTGTATATAATTGTTTTATTAACTTGTAAGATGTATACAGAACGAGACCGATACCACCTAATTACCTTCAATTTGTATTTCATATATATTCTTCTTTTAATAGGGGAGCGTAGCCCGGACCACTTCATTAAAGTGATGCACATTAGGTTCTCTTAATACCATGGCTATCAAATAAACTCCTTCCCACATGTATCCTTTGCCAGCCAGTTTTTCATCTAGCGCATCAATTCAATGCAGTGGCCCCTCAGCCAAGCCGTAATAGAGCTTGTCAAGAACTTCAGCTTTGGTATTGCAGCAGAAATCTTTCGAATCATCTTTCCCTTGCCAAAATTCAAATAATCTACGAATTAGAAAATTTTGTTTGCAAATAAATTAGTGAAGAATAGACAAAGACGAAGGTTTCCAATATTATTGTGTGTTAGCAATGCAGAACTGAACATGCCATAATGTGCTCCAGACCTGAAGAAGTGTGCGTATTTTGTAGAGCTATGGCCTTGTTGAGTACGCACTTCTGCATCTGAATCAATGAAGCTGATATCTAATAAAATCAATGGAGCTGCTTCGAGTGCTAGCTTTGCACGGCACGCATAGTCCAGGAGGCTCGCGTGGTTCTTCTCCATGCCGGCACCGTCGATCGGGGCTGGTCATGCGCGGCGGGCAAGGAAGTGGGTGCACACTTCCCTTCAGGCTGGAGCAGCGGTAGGAAGCTGAGGATAAGTTGCCGATTCGCCTGCGCCGCTGATGTTGCGGAGGGTGCACGCGAGGTTGATGACTTGCCGGCGCCACGGATGTTGCCGGTGCCTCGCGATGAGCAGGTTAGCGCTCGGGCAGCATGTCGTGTGCTGACATCTTGCAAAAGTTCACTTCATGTCCAAGGTCTCTCAGTCTATAAACTAATCCTGGTAGAGGAACCGTATGTGATCTTAGGAACACAACTTGCAGCCAACCTAGAGATCTGAGGAACGTATAAACTTGCATTAAAGCTTTGCTGTCAGCTGTGCTTTTAGCCCTTTTACCCACCCACCTCTTTCTCTTTTTCACATTCAGATTTTCAGAGAGTAGGTTCAGAGGAGATGCAGCCATGAGCTTGTAGCATCCATGTCGATTCCCTCCGGAGATGGCCAAGAGGCGTGAGGCTAACTGGCTGACCTGCGGGCAAGGTGGTGCTTCAGTCTGGAGTCAAGCGGCAGCGGCATAGATGGAGTGGCAGCACGTTGATTTGGGGCAAATCGACACGGCAGCGTTTCTCCCTGTCGACGTCTACTTGGCAGCCGTGGCGCGCAACGGCTGGTCGACAGCCACCTGACGCCCCTGTTGGTTTCTGCATGTTTTGCGTACCCGACTACCCGCACCATTGGCGGACGACGTACACGAGCTGTCGAGCATGCATTGTAGCAACACCAGCATGGGCACGACCGAGGCGGGGCGGCAACGGCAAACCGCGAGCAGCTGTCGGGCGGGAATCACCGCCGTCTGGCCGCGACGCTCAGCCAACGCCGGGAAATCCAGGGGTGGCGATCCGGGGAGGGTTCGCGGCTTAGGTCGAAGAAAGGGATTTTTCTAGCGGATCAATCAGCACACCTGGTCAAACTTATAGCGATGGATGATTAGATGTGCTAGTGCCTGACTCTTCCTTGGACCACGGCGAAGAAGTTATCGGGGAATACACGTCCGGTTCtcgtacgacaaagaacataacgAGAGGTTTTTTTTAGCGATCGGTCATTGATTGAATTAGCGATCGAAGGACAGACGGACGAAACGCTTTGACCGTACCAACCGGACGAAACCAAGGAAACCcttttccctttattattaggtatagactaggataatgcccgcgcgttgctgcggatgaACGAAATATGTTCACTTcaaaaatagaaaacaaaaaaagaatTATTTATCAATATGCCAGAATAAACTAAACTGCATCACTTCTGCGTAAATTATAAAGTATGTAAGATAACCGCATATAAAGAAAAACAAACCTAAAGATATAAGGCAGACCCATGAGCTGGACCAGGATTACTTTAGATGAAGCTCCAATCACAAAAATTAGTTGGATCACATGGACACAGTGCCACCGACCTTTGGCCGCAACTCCTCTTACCCCATCTTGAAGAAAAAGTTCGTAGGTGACAGAACACCGAAAATTGACTTTTCATCGTACCATCCATCGGTATTACAGGTCGCAGGCGCAGGCTAATTTTGATCACGATCGGCAAGCAATATACACGCCGGGCGTCTTTGCTGGCTTCACTGCGTGAGCACCTGCCATCCCGTGGGCAGACACAGTATTAAGATTCGAACAGCTTGCAGTTCTTCCGTCATCCGTCTTCTTTCCTTTCAATTGTGCATCATGCAAGGCCAACAATCCCTCCTTTCTCAATGTGCAGGACATGCAACCTTAATCCTTCTTTCCTTTTAATTTCATAACCGGCAGCGTGCAGGTCTACCTTGTATGTAGAGGATCTAGACGTGGCTCTTTCCCATTGTATTGCTGCTTGTTTCTACGGAACTGTGGAACGTATATGAACAGGTAGAATGCAGTACAAAGGAGCGGGGTGGGACTATTTTAGTCAATGCGTCCACTCAAGTGCACCGTATCTCCCGTGGCCCTGGGCGGTCTTGAGTTCAATCCAAAAGGCTATTTACCTGTCTCGCAGCCCATAAGAGAAGATTGTTTCCGTTCGTGCAGTTGCGTGTCTATACATGAAAATACCAGGCCGTCCGGCCCACACGACGTTCAGACGTTCCGGTCCACACGTTCTGATCCACGTTCGAAGACGAAGCTGCCACATTTCTTCTTCCTTGCAACGCGAGAAAAGGGATCAGCAAGTGCGCCGGCGTCCTAGCCATGGAGGTCTGAGCTCGGGCGTGACGCGGCTGACGCTGGCGGCAGGGTCCTGTACGACGGAGGTCTTCGAGGGCCTTCCTGGCGACGGGAGACGCGCAGGAGGTGCGCTGGCGGCGGCGGGAGACGCGGGCAGAACGATTGCTCGCGGCGGCGGCCAGGCCAGAGGGGCGCAGAGGTGTTTCTCGCGGCGGGGACCTGGCCGGAGGCTGGCCGATGGCGGGAGGCGCGCGTAGCGGCGAGGCGGAACGCGCGGGGCCGCGGGATGTGCGGGCGGAGGAAGTTGCGCAtgtctcgcggcggcggcgcggcgtgcaGATGCGTAGCGACGCTGCTGCGCGGGATGCGGGTCGTCGGAGCGGCGCCTCTGCACGCTCGATGGCGTCGCGCGCGGCCTGGAGCGTCCGCCCCTGCAGACGCCGACGGCACCAGCGTTTGTTCGTTTGGTTGCTTCGAAAAAAAAAGAGAACGAACCGGTATATGGCAG includes the following:
- the LOC127295721 gene encoding expansin-A24, with protein sequence MAPAPAIAVALLALACCWLAVTAADTAPIKWQRANATFYGGADASGTMGGACGYDNLYTAGYGTRTAALSTVLFDDGASCGQCYKIACDRKRADPAFCKPGVTVTITATNLCPPNDALPNENGGWCNLPRPHFDMAQPAWEKIGVYKGGIIPVMYQRVPCVRKGGVRFRMVGHDYFNVVIVMNVAGAGSIKSMDIKSSDSNDWLSMSRNWGANWQSGSYLTGKMLSFRITITDGQMIEFNNVVTGGWKFGQTFVSKLQFK